The genomic DNA GATCAGGTCTCGATGCTGCGGAAAATGCTGGAACCCGCTTGGGGCAACAAGCTGGTGACCGAGATCACCAAGTCCGACGTCGCGCGGTTCCTTGATTTCGTGGCCGAGGGCCGCCCCCGTCCGTGTAAGGCCAAGCCAAATAACCGCGCGCGCAAGCTGCAAGGCCACAAGCCAACACCGATCCGCGCCAACCGCATGGGCGAGGTTCTGCGCAAGATGTTCACGCTGGCCATCGAATGGGAATGGCGGGGCGACAATCCGGCGCAGGGGTTCCACCGGCGCGTTGAGCAGGCCCGTGAGCGGTTTCTGGGGCCCGAGGAACTGACGCGGATCGCGGCGGTGCTCGACAACGCCGAGGATAAGCGCGGCGCGGCGATCATCCGCATGTGCATGCTGACCGGCGCACGCGTGGGCGAGGTGCGCACCGCACGGTTTGAGCAATTCAACCTCGACTATGTCATCTGGTCGAAACCCGCCGCGACCACGAAGCAGCGCAAAATCCACCGCGTCCCGATTTCGCAGGAGGTGGTAACCATCGTCCGCCAGCGCCAACTGGTCGTCCCGAAGGGCAACCCGTGGCTGTTTCCCGGCGAGGCCATCGGCCAGCCGGTGCGGGAAATCCGCCGCTTCTGGGCACGCGTCCAGAAAGAGGCGGATCTGCCAGATGTTCGTATTCATGATCTGCGCCACACCTTCGCATCCCTGCTGGTTAGCGGCGGTGCCTCGCTGGAAATGATCGGCAGGCTCTTGGGTCACAGCCAGATGCAAACGACACAACGCTACGCCCATCTGATGGATTCTCCGCTGCGCGCTGGAGTCGACACCGTGGCCAGCATCCTGCGCCCGCGACCGCGCCTTGTGCACGATGCAGCGCAGGATGAGGCGGACCTGACAAAGTCAGCATAGCCCTTAGGTCGGTTCTTCGCCGCGCAGCTTGCGCCAGAGTGCGGTCAGACGCTTGCGGATCGTACTTTCATCCGGCACGTCGCCTGACTTTGAGTTTTGTACGAACCAGTCTTGTACCAACGCTACCAGCGCCGTTTGCGTTTCGGGCACACCCTTCTCGAAAAGGAACCAGGTCAACCACGCGTACATCGCATCCCAATCATATCGCGGCGTTGTCCCTGTATTCGACGCAGGGCGGCGCATCAGGTCACGTTCCTCCTCAAATTGCTGCACAGAAAAGGCAGCCAGCAGCAGGTCCGACGACCGGATGGGCAGCCCGTCAGGTGGATCGGTCACCTTCAGCCAGACCTTGTTTCCAGGCGGCAGGACACGCTTCAGGCGGCAGAGCTCATCGCTTGGGCCATAGCGACGAAACATCGGCATCAGTTCTGCAATTGGCACTTCGACCAGCCCCGCAACGGTCTCGTCACCACAGCTAACTGGCGGGATCCCCGCAAGAACCTGAAAATGTCCAGCTGCCGCCCAGCCTGCCACATCGGCCGGAGGACAGCCCCAGCGCGCAGAGAGTTCGTAAATCGAGTAGAAAGCTATCGGTGGCAGAGGCATAAAAACATCCTTTCAAACATGCGGCTTCCTTCGGCCAAAGCCGTTGGGATGCGGGTAAAAAAACCCGCGATGCCAAGCATGCGGGCGAACTGGGTTATGAGCTTTAGGTCGAGGAAAACCGCCTGAGGGCCAGAGCCGCGTCCCTCGGGATGCTGGCGTCTGACTGTGTTCGTCTTATTCGATTCTTATTTGCTGCTCACGGTGAGAATACGCATCCTGTGGGCGAGTTGGCAATCACGAAACCGTGATAGTCGGTCTATCCAGCGGGTTTCCACAACAAGCTGTCGAGTGCCGTTGAACATCGGCGGAACACGACCGGAAATGCCAATTCCGGCCATTCCGCACCGCGCACATCCCGCGCGCCCCCCATCGATGCCGGTCAATGCGGCCTGCCAGAAGAATTGAGCAGCGTCACGCAGTGACCGGCGCTTGAACCCTTGCGGTATTGGACAAGTCAGGGGTCCTGACCCGCTCTCAACCACAGGGGAGTTTCCCTGAATCCTCAATAAAACAAGGGCCGGAATTGGTCAGCGGATTTCAATTCCACCTTCCGCCTGTATTCCGCCCCTCGCGGTCTGCTTCGCTGTCCCTGCCCCCGCGCGAGGGGCATGAGGCAAATGGAGCAGCCATGAAACAACCCCACACTGACGCACCATATGAACCGCTAAACCTACTGGCCGACTGGATCAGCCGCGATCAGTTGGCAGGCGAACTTGGCATCACAGCGGACACCCTCGCGAGATGGGAAGCGCGTCGCCAGGGGCCGCCATGTACACGCATAGGGCGAAAGTCACTTTACCGCCGGATCGCCGTTCAAGACTGGATCCGCGCGCAGGAGCAGGTGCATCCAGTGCGCAAATCACGGGGGCGGTCATGACCCTGCCCCTCCGCCTCCCCGCCCCTTGGCCCGCTGATCGGTTGGCCGAAGCCCGCGCCGTCATCGCCAATGTCGCCCATCACAGCGACCATCTGATCCGGCTCGCCTGCAATGTTCTGGTCTCGCATGGCGAAACTGCCGGTGAACGCAAGGACGCGCGCGCACTGCTGCTGGTGATCGATGCGCGACGACCGATCCGGCAGGCCCAGCGTGAGGGAAACCGGGAGGTCGGGCAATGAACCGCCGTGGTACTCCCGAGGCCGATCTGCAGCGTGCGGTCGTGCAAGCGTTGCGCGTTGTTCTGCCCCGAACAGCCATCATCCATCACTGCGCCAATGAAGTGACCGAACCCGGACCTCGCGGTGCCAAGCGCCAGGCAATCCTGGTCGGCATGGGCGTTCATGCGGGCTTTGCGGATCTGATGGTCATTTGCGACGCCCGAGTGTTGTTCCTCGAGCTGAAAGCCCCCAAGGGCCGCCTTCGTCCCGAGCAAGAAGGGTTTCGCGATGCGGTTCTCGCGCAGGATTTTGGCTGGGCGCTGGTGCGCAGTCTCGACGATGCGCTGGGCGCGTTGGCTGATCACGGCTTCACCACGCGCATTGCGGCCCCTGTCCGAAGGTCCGCGCCATGAGCCATGACGCCACCAACTGGGCCATCAAACAGCGCGGGCTGAAACCGACCACCAAAATCGTGCTCTGGCATCTGTGTGATCGGTTCAACCCGGACTACGGTTGCTTCCCCTCACAAGCGCGACTGGCCCATGATTGCGAGATCAGCCGATCAACGCTGAACGATCACATCGGCCAGCTGGAAGCCGGAGGCCTGCTGCGCCGTGTGTCGCGCGTCGATCCAGTGACCAAACGACAGCTACCGACCCGCTACATCTTGGGGTTCGAGCCAGGCTTTACACGCGCTGATGTGATTCCATGTCCGGAAATCGGACACGGGTGTTCGCCCTTCGGTCATTACGCCGAAACTGCTTCCGAAATCGACCAAATCGATTCCGTTTCGGTCGAGCCGTGTCCAGATTCCGGACATGGAATTGACGCTAAGCCCGTGTCCGGATTTTGCCCCGAGCCGTGTCCGGAAAATGACCAAAGCCGTGTCCGAAATCCGGACACTAACCTTGTAAGAGAACCACTAAGTAAACCAGTAAAGGAGGAGGAGGACGCGCAAGCGCGCGATTTCGAATTTGATCAGTTTTTCGAAGAGCTGATTTTGGCGCTGGGCCTGGACCCAGACGCCCTGCCCGGCTGGTGGCAAGGATCGTCACCCCGGTTGCACGTTCAGCGCTGGCGCACAGAGCTGAGGCTGACCGCGGCCGAGATCGTCGCTGCGGCCAAGGACAGCCGCAACGACCATCCCGAGCCGCCTGATGGCCCCAAGGCGCTCGACCGCGCCATGCAGCGCGCCGCCCAGCGCAAGACGGATGATGCTGGTCGGAAGCGCCGGAGGCGCAAGGCCGATCCGGTGTCAACCGCGAAGCCCATCGTCGACTTGCCGGTGTTCTACGCCGAGATCATCAATTCTGACCGCTACCTGCCCGTCAGCGCCATCAACAACACCGTCCGCGATGCCATGTTGGGGCGTGGGCTGGTAACAGCCGAACGGCTCCGGATGCGGGGTGTGCGATGACCCTGCAACGGCCGATCAATAGTCGCGGCGCACGCACAAAACGCGCGCTGGGCGTGCAAGCGGTGCTGGAATG from Pseudorhodobacter turbinis includes the following:
- a CDS encoding tyrosine-type recombinase/integrase codes for the protein MVNRLKLNEKNLRDAELRAGVSYQIFDTEVIGFAVRVQSSGARTFTIDYRHAGRQRRMNIGRWPEWSVTAARERAKELRRAIDEGRDPLAVREDFREAPRVKDMIDRYIAEHLPKLAKNNAGDQVSMLRKMLEPAWGNKLVTEITKSDVARFLDFVAEGRPRPCKAKPNNRARKLQGHKPTPIRANRMGEVLRKMFTLAIEWEWRGDNPAQGFHRRVEQARERFLGPEELTRIAAVLDNAEDKRGAAIIRMCMLTGARVGEVRTARFEQFNLDYVIWSKPAATTKQRKIHRVPISQEVVTIVRQRQLVVPKGNPWLFPGEAIGQPVREIRRFWARVQKEADLPDVRIHDLRHTFASLLVSGGASLEMIGRLLGHSQMQTTQRYAHLMDSPLRAGVDTVASILRPRPRLVHDAAQDEADLTKSA
- a CDS encoding VRR-NUC domain-containing protein — its product is MNRRGTPEADLQRAVVQALRVVLPRTAIIHHCANEVTEPGPRGAKRQAILVGMGVHAGFADLMVICDARVLFLELKAPKGRLRPEQEGFRDAVLAQDFGWALVRSLDDALGALADHGFTTRIAAPVRRSAP
- a CDS encoding helix-turn-helix domain-containing protein, translating into MSHDATNWAIKQRGLKPTTKIVLWHLCDRFNPDYGCFPSQARLAHDCEISRSTLNDHIGQLEAGGLLRRVSRVDPVTKRQLPTRYILGFEPGFTRADVIPCPEIGHGCSPFGHYAETASEIDQIDSVSVEPCPDSGHGIDAKPVSGFCPEPCPENDQSRVRNPDTNLVREPLSKPVKEEEDAQARDFEFDQFFEELILALGLDPDALPGWWQGSSPRLHVQRWRTELRLTAAEIVAAAKDSRNDHPEPPDGPKALDRAMQRAAQRKTDDAGRKRRRRKADPVSTAKPIVDLPVFYAEIINSDRYLPVSAINNTVRDAMLGRGLVTAERLRMRGVR